A portion of the Podospora pseudoanserina strain CBS 124.78 chromosome 2, whole genome shotgun sequence genome contains these proteins:
- a CDS encoding hypothetical protein (EggNog:ENOG503P44R): protein MSSAGAPRVPKQGQQQVAKGSVSRKPVPGGDEAGESSTAQGGPRRAPSRQQRPQQQQQQSMVPASTEEDGRLPRTARGQESTAVRGRKRSAGPKRGMPRQPSTQGSSRQPAPGRTAENVTEASFSSRREPTESAPERPAALSTQQRKLNQGPPASARNQVSPDQGAPNFSFPKPAVKEEPPQAEIQANQTASRRGPPRGPLPSAPVAAVQGPSRQGPPIPAEALPVPRGPVPPVPTSSRSGQVQSSRVEQAVPVVLRPTRQQAMAPVQSFEQAQARRNMPQERNPAYPPPLRTANLTPNPPPRQTSVSAGGFSQTSDRLVSPQSALPQATYNPHVSAETSRSRNVVSPSKPLPPSTGSFSRKPVNSPPHQMLMNPLRSSPPNPPPPPADSSLPAGFSRNNIDMNPLRQSPPNPPQKPVMSSNLSQQTINPLRQSPPNPQVAEGGIPVGLFSQNPSAPPQRPALAAPPQRKEIAPLNITSSSRNINNTYPAGPSRSGIVSPPRVTSPPQGGYLSRNITSPSSNQDGGRYPTMPRAVVSPPYQPRAAGGIPPKPAYNQHSHSSSLDSVASSATATSTRPLNPTVQPSSSFSPPTRKNTDLSYSKPLYNTQAPQTPYMSILLSLDKIPRLHNILSTLFLFLLLAGYVIIPGSFTALSRPPLDPESAIPINLGANTTPDKKLLLTRANTATMVVGFVFIIIGTFGTAWLGLKWRRNYVWLLNKLYLPLVMYSMVGLVGTVVGVYAVQNGEWSTQAIIAGILEAVEMVVGGLLFGVYNVWLVQRVRQEGGGGQGGYDKQEKERGSKKKGNRRRKGGLVGRFRGWRGKRSIAVGSVV, encoded by the coding sequence CAGGGGCCCCTCGTGTGCCAAAGCAAGGGCAACAGCAGGTCGCAAAGGGAAGCGTATCTCGAAAACCAGTTCCTGGGGGTGACGAAGCAGGAGAATCATCAacagctcaaggaggcccACGGAGAGCACCTTCACGGCAACAGagacctcaacaacagcaacagcaatcTATGGTGCCAGCATCCACCGAAGAAGATGGCCGGCTTCCCAGGACGGCGAGGGGGCAAGAAAGTACGGCTGTCAGAGGAAGAAAGCGGTCAGCCGGTCCCAAGAGAGGGATGCCTCGCCAACCTTCGACGCAGGGGAGCAGTCGTCAACCAGCTCCAGGGCGTACTGCTGAGAATGTGACAGAGGCAAGCTTTTCTTCACGCAGAGAGCCTACGGAAAGTGCACCAGAACGTCCAGCAGCTTTAAGTACCCAACAACGCAAACTCAATCAAGGGCCTCCAGCTTCCGCCAGAAACCAAGTCAGTCCAGATCAAGGTGCACCCAACTTCTCTTTCCCGAAACCAGCGGTGAAAGAAGAACCTCCTCAAGCAGAGATCCAAGCAAATCAAACAGCTAGTCGTCGAGGACCGCCTCGAGGCCCATTACCGTCTGCCCCCGTGGCCGCGGTGCAAGGCCCGTCTCGTCAGGGGCCGCCGATCCCGGCAGAAGCCCTTCCTGTCCCGCGAGGACCGGTGCCCCCGGTCCCAACTTCATCGCGGTCCGGACAAGTCCAATCTTCTCGAGTTGAACAAGCTGTGCCGGTGGTTCTACGACCGACTCGTCAACAAGCAATGGCCCCGGTGCAATCGTTTGAGCAGGCACAGGCAAGGCGCAATATGCCACAGGAAAGAAACCCAGCCTACCCCCCGCCGCTCCGCACCGCAAACCTCACgcccaatcctcctccacggcaaACCTCCGTGTCCGCCGGAGGATTTTCGCAAACCTCTGACCGTTTGGTTTCACCGCAGAGCGCCTTACCTCAGGCCACGTACAATCCCCACGTCTCGGCAGAGACTAGTCGCTCCCGCAATGTTGTTTCTCCCTCAAAACCTCTACCCCCTTCCACTGGCTCGTTCTCTCGAAAGCCGGTCAATTCACCGCCACACCAAATGTTGATGAACCCTCTTcggtcatcaccaccaaaccccccgccccctcctgcCGACTCAAGCTTGCCGGCCGGCTTCTCTCGCAACAACATTGACATGAACCCCTTGAGGCAATCGCCTCCTAACCCACCCCAGAAGCCAGTCATGTCTTCCAACCTTTCTCAACAAACCATTAACCCCTTGAGGCAATCgccacccaaccctcaagTAGCAGAAGGCGGCATACCCGTTGGTCTTTTCTCTCAAAACCCATCAGCCCCTCCCCAAAGACCAGCCCTcgccgctcctcctcaacgaaAAGAAATCGCtcctctcaacatcaccagctcTTCCcgaaacatcaacaacacctatCCTGCTGGCCCCTCCCGCTCTGGCATCGTCAGCCCACCAAGAGtaacctccccgccccagGGCGGTTACCTCTCCCGcaacatcacctccccttcGTCAAACCAAGACGGCGGCCGCTATCCCACCATGCCTCGGGCCGTCGTCTCTCCCCCCTATCAGCCCCGCGCCGCCGGAGGCATTCCCCCCAAGCCAGCCTACAACCAACACTCGCACTCCAGCTCCCTCGACTCAgtcgcctcctccgcaacgGCAACATCCACCCGCCCGTTAAACCCAACCGTCCaaccatcctcttccttctcccccccaacaagaaaaaacaCGGACCTGTCCTACTCCAAACCACTGTACAACACCCAGGCCCCACAAACACCTTACATGTCCATCCTGCTGTCTCTGGACAAAATCCCCCGCCTGCACaacatcctctccaccctttttctttttcttcttctagCTGGCTACGTGATCATCCCGGGGTCGTTCACGGccctctcccgccccccGTTGGACCCTGAAAGCGCTATACCCATCAACCTAGGCGCAAACACCACCCCGGACAAGAAACTTCTTCTCACCAGGGCGAACACGGCAACGATGGTGGTAGGCTTTGTGTTTATCATCATCGGAACTTTTGGGACGGCGTGGCTGGGGttgaagtggaggaggaattATGTCTGGTTGCTGAACAAGTTGTACTTGCCGCTTGTGATGTACAGCAtggttgggctggttgggacggtggtgggggtttatGCTGTGCAGAATGGGGAGTGGTCGACGCAGGCGATCATTGCTGGGAttttggaggcggtggagatggtggttggggggttgttgtttggggttTATAATGTTTGGTTGGTGCAGAGGGTCAGgcaggagggtggtggtgggcaaggGGGGTATGAtaagcaggagaaggaaaggggaagtaaaaagaaggggaacaggaggaggaagggggggttggtgggacGGTTtagggggtggagggggaagaggagtaTTGCTGTTGGGAGTGTGGTTTGA